From Zavarzinella sp., one genomic window encodes:
- a CDS encoding pyridoxal-phosphate dependent enzyme, giving the protein MNKLVFPKIKKTSMRRIDLYPHTDIYVKEEYSHPSGSAKQRPATWMLEMLNFQFGRLIDAGSGSTALAEGDIAASKGIPFTAVVPESTNPARVKLIQSTHAEVILTPANEGIAGAIQYAQALEADGYGKFINQFTNPLNPESHRLTTASEIDQQFLVDIDAIVSCAGTGGTLYGTYMGLKDHGREVLPVLAKPMNNGKFSTQVPGVADGVGFANKQNMPGMHTELIDEAEVFQMMDRLHQMGISVGPSSALNVAAAAKVRKMMGPRSVVITFLMDRYERYVT; this is encoded by the coding sequence ATGAACAAGTTAGTCTTTCCCAAAATCAAAAAGACATCCATGCGTCGAATTGATTTATATCCCCACACGGATATTTATGTCAAGGAAGAATATTCTCATCCGAGCGGTTCTGCGAAGCAACGTCCCGCGACCTGGATGCTGGAAATGCTTAATTTTCAATTTGGTCGATTGATTGATGCAGGCTCTGGTTCCACTGCACTTGCAGAAGGTGATATTGCTGCCAGCAAGGGAATTCCATTCACTGCGGTAGTCCCTGAATCAACAAATCCTGCCAGAGTGAAGCTGATTCAATCCACACATGCAGAAGTGATTCTGACACCAGCAAACGAAGGAATTGCAGGTGCAATTCAATATGCCCAAGCATTGGAAGCGGATGGATATGGCAAGTTTATTAATCAATTTACAAACCCACTTAACCCAGAATCACACCGATTAACAACTGCATCAGAAATCGACCAGCAATTTCTTGTAGACATCGATGCTATCGTCAGCTGTGCAGGTACTGGTGGCACGTTATACGGAACATATATGGGACTGAAAGACCACGGAAGGGAAGTGCTACCAGTACTCGCCAAGCCAATGAATAATGGCAAGTTCAGTACTCAAGTCCCTGGTGTTGCTGATGGAGTTGGTTTTGCGAATAAGCAAAATATGCCAGGAATGCACACAGAGCTAATCGACGAGGCTGAAGTTTTTCAGATGATGGATCGATTACACCAAATGGGGATTTCCGTCGGTCCCAGTAGTGCATTGAATGTAGCGGCTGCTGCAAAGGTCAGAAAAATGATGGGCCCACGATCAGTGGTCATCACATTCCTCATGGACCGATATGAACGGTATGTCACGTAA
- the mobF gene encoding MobF family relaxase produces MLRITQQANAGAAKSYFSRSDYLSEDQERPGIWGGKGAERLGLMGLMQRADFEQLCENQTPDGSPLTVRTRGDRTVGYDWTFNAPKSVSLLYGLTRDERILEAFRGAVLETMQEAEGEMQTRVRQRGVEQDRSTGNMVWAEFVHTTSRPVAGVPDPHLHSHVFVFNATFDGEENRWKAGQFRGLKRDARYYEAGFHAHLAEEMQRLGYGVERTRTGWEVAGMGDEVLKKFSRRTAQIEEKAREAGITDPERKAELGAQTREAKNKQLSMSELREDWQGRLDDGEKARLQQLKQVTGVDRGKQVQEGIDFAWQHCFTSSAVVPEKLVVAQALRRGIGGLLPEQAQRFVAERGLVTRQQRDRLWATTPEVLAQEGRVSRFARTGRGTLRAAQSGSHNFQREWLNQDQRQAVEHVLQSRDRVTLIRGIAGTGKTSLMQEAVEGLQQAGLPGVVLAPTAEASRDVLRQEGFAEADTVAMFLQNSQLQERACGGFIWVDEAGLLSLNQSEALFGLAEQLDARVIFSGDQRQHRSVERGDLLTLLEQEAGLPTVTVREIQRQRGSYKQLVADLAEGRIGGAFQKLQNLGWLREIDDPTERYAQVAAEYLQAIRTGRKTLVVSPTHVEGEAVTGTIRQRLQREGVLREERSFTVWKPVHLTEAEKQDPLQYSAGRMIQYHQHAPGRAAGSQWLLDGKEAPVQQSRKFSVFRPEVRHFAVGDWIRITHNGKTKDGKHRLNRGGLYQIAGFGEQGDIRLKNGWEIDAQWGHLDWGYVLTSHASQGKTADQVLVVQSQVSLGATTPEQFYVSASRGRERVLVFTDAAQSLQESLQRETVQPHALPFVRDGLPPAPVRERDYDRV; encoded by the coding sequence ATGCTACGGATTACTCAGCAGGCGAATGCGGGGGCAGCCAAAAGCTATTTCTCCCGTTCGGACTATCTGTCGGAAGACCAGGAGCGGCCCGGTATCTGGGGCGGCAAGGGGGCGGAGCGTCTCGGTTTGATGGGGTTGATGCAACGGGCTGATTTTGAGCAGTTGTGCGAGAATCAGACCCCCGATGGTTCTCCATTGACCGTTCGCACGCGGGGAGACCGTACTGTCGGCTATGACTGGACGTTTAATGCCCCGAAATCAGTGTCGTTGCTGTATGGTCTGACTCGGGATGAGCGGATTCTCGAGGCATTTCGGGGTGCGGTGCTGGAAACGATGCAGGAAGCGGAAGGGGAGATGCAGACTCGTGTTCGGCAGCGGGGAGTGGAACAGGACCGCAGCACAGGGAATATGGTGTGGGCGGAATTTGTGCATACCACTTCGAGACCGGTAGCGGGGGTGCCGGATCCCCACCTGCACAGTCATGTTTTTGTGTTCAATGCCACATTTGATGGGGAGGAAAACCGCTGGAAGGCGGGTCAGTTTCGTGGGCTGAAAAGGGATGCCCGCTATTATGAGGCAGGTTTTCATGCCCACTTGGCGGAGGAAATGCAGCGATTGGGCTATGGTGTGGAACGCACCCGCACTGGTTGGGAAGTGGCTGGGATGGGGGATGAGGTGTTGAAGAAATTTTCGCGCCGAACGGCTCAGATTGAGGAGAAGGCGCGGGAGGCAGGGATTACCGATCCGGAACGGAAGGCGGAACTGGGTGCCCAGACACGGGAAGCGAAAAATAAGCAACTGTCGATGTCGGAATTGCGGGAGGATTGGCAGGGGAGGCTGGATGACGGGGAAAAAGCACGTTTGCAGCAGTTGAAACAGGTGACTGGGGTGGACCGTGGGAAGCAGGTGCAGGAGGGGATCGACTTTGCCTGGCAGCATTGTTTCACTTCCAGTGCCGTGGTGCCGGAAAAACTGGTGGTCGCGCAGGCCTTACGACGGGGAATAGGCGGTTTGTTGCCGGAACAGGCACAGAGATTTGTTGCGGAGCGGGGATTGGTAACCCGCCAGCAGCGGGATCGGTTATGGGCAACCACGCCGGAAGTGCTGGCCCAGGAAGGACGGGTGAGCCGCTTTGCTCGAACGGGACGGGGAACGTTGCGGGCTGCCCAGTCGGGATCACACAATTTTCAACGGGAGTGGTTGAATCAGGATCAACGACAGGCGGTGGAGCATGTATTGCAATCACGAGACCGAGTGACGTTGATTCGGGGGATTGCGGGCACCGGCAAGACATCGTTGATGCAGGAAGCGGTCGAGGGTTTGCAGCAGGCGGGTTTGCCGGGGGTAGTGTTAGCACCCACAGCGGAAGCAAGCCGGGATGTTCTGCGGCAGGAAGGCTTTGCAGAAGCCGATACGGTGGCGATGTTTTTGCAGAATTCCCAGTTGCAGGAGAGGGCATGTGGGGGATTTATCTGGGTGGATGAGGCGGGCTTGTTGTCGCTGAACCAGAGCGAAGCATTGTTTGGGCTGGCGGAGCAGTTGGATGCCCGAGTGATTTTCTCAGGGGATCAACGACAGCACCGAAGTGTCGAGCGGGGGGATTTGCTGACCTTGCTGGAACAGGAAGCCGGTCTGCCCACGGTCACCGTGCGGGAGATTCAACGGCAGCGGGGAAGCTACAAGCAGTTGGTAGCGGATTTGGCGGAAGGCCGGATTGGCGGTGCCTTTCAAAAATTACAGAATTTAGGCTGGCTGCGGGAGATTGATGACCCAACGGAACGGTATGCTCAGGTGGCTGCGGAGTATCTGCAGGCGATCCGGACGGGCCGGAAAACACTGGTGGTCTCTCCCACGCACGTGGAGGGGGAGGCGGTCACCGGAACCATTCGGCAGCGGTTACAGCGGGAAGGGGTGTTGCGGGAAGAGCGGAGTTTCACGGTCTGGAAACCAGTGCATTTGACGGAAGCGGAGAAGCAGGACCCGTTGCAATATTCAGCAGGAAGGATGATTCAGTATCACCAGCATGCCCCTGGTCGGGCAGCGGGCAGTCAATGGTTGCTTGATGGAAAAGAGGCACCGGTGCAGCAGAGCCGGAAATTCTCGGTTTTTCGACCGGAAGTGCGGCATTTTGCAGTAGGAGACTGGATCCGGATTACCCACAATGGCAAAACCAAGGATGGCAAACATCGGCTGAATCGGGGGGGATTGTACCAGATAGCTGGATTTGGTGAGCAGGGAGATATCCGCTTGAAGAATGGCTGGGAAATCGATGCTCAGTGGGGGCATCTGGATTGGGGTTATGTGCTGACTTCCCATGCCAGTCAGGGGAAAACGGCGGACCAGGTGCTGGTGGTACAATCGCAGGTGTCTTTGGGAGCCACGACGCCGGAACAGTTTTATGTCTCTGCGTCTCGCGGACGGGAGCGTGTGCTGGTTTTTACTGATGCGGCACAATCATTGCAGGAGAGTTTACAACGGGAGACCGTGCAACCGCACGCCTTGCCTTTTGTGCGCGATGGTCTGCCTCCAGCACCGGTGCGGGAGCGTGATTATGACCGAGTCTGA
- a CDS encoding AbrB/MazE/SpoVT family DNA-binding domain-containing protein: protein MSEQPRIHHTKIGPARRIVLPTSWCQELQLQPGDPISLEFDEHGLHIRTLHDTIAEIQASLAPLKGSDSIVDQFIAEKRAAAAQEAEE, encoded by the coding sequence ATGTCAGAACAGCCCCGAATCCACCATACCAAGATTGGTCCCGCCCGGCGGATTGTGTTACCCACCAGTTGGTGTCAGGAATTGCAATTACAGCCTGGTGATCCGATCAGCCTCGAATTTGATGAGCATGGTCTGCATATCCGCACCCTGCATGATACGATTGCCGAAATTCAGGCCAGTTTGGCACCGCTCAAAGGCTCGGACAGTATCGTTGATCAATTTATTGCGGAAAAACGGGCCGCAGCGGCACAGGAAGCGGAAGAATGA
- a CDS encoding type II toxin-antitoxin system VapC family toxin — protein sequence MSAVLHSSAVLALLFRERGAEAVQDWLGGALMCTVNYSEVAGKLVKLGQAVEQVQSTLARLPIRWQEFTLERSLLAASLQQYNTRGVSLGDRACLALAMQTGLPLITSDQRLAELELELEIHVFR from the coding sequence ATGAGCGCGGTTCTGCATTCATCAGCCGTGCTGGCGTTATTGTTTCGGGAACGGGGTGCGGAGGCGGTACAGGATTGGCTCGGAGGTGCATTGATGTGCACGGTCAACTATTCGGAAGTGGCTGGAAAGCTGGTGAAGTTGGGGCAAGCCGTGGAGCAGGTGCAGAGCACGCTGGCCAGATTGCCGATTCGCTGGCAGGAATTCACATTGGAACGGAGCTTGCTTGCGGCCAGTTTGCAGCAATACAACACCCGGGGTGTGTCACTGGGGGATCGGGCCTGTCTGGCATTGGCGATGCAGACCGGTTTGCCACTGATTACCTCCGATCAGCGGTTGGCGGAACTCGAACTGGAGTTGGAGATTCATGTCTTCCGGTAG
- a CDS encoding tyrosine-type recombinase/integrase: MSSGRELAGVAPLPLATAVHSWLQKSTSMETRSNYQRDLQQFLQFVGLDASQLPEIRPHHVAAWRDDLLQRGCGNSTVVRKLSVLRSLFRYLQTYGYLGANPAHRDFVSAPAVPRDGKTVSLTPEECRILLDGYAGHTPEEVRNRAMLAVLAYTGCRVGEITQLRVNSLLNSGGHRLLEIYGKGGKERRVPLHPEAYERLEQWLICSGIAGDGTGPLFRPVSTARGGGSDGFLRKPLTRRAVQKMMERSLRKLGLNPQASTHSLRVTAITTGRERGSDLIDLQDFAGHADPRTTLTYVRNRNRLNQSPSYLLKY; the protein is encoded by the coding sequence ATGTCTTCCGGTAGGGAACTGGCAGGGGTTGCCCCCCTCCCCCTGGCCACTGCAGTGCATAGTTGGCTGCAAAAGTCGACTTCCATGGAAACCCGCAGTAATTATCAGCGGGATTTGCAGCAGTTTTTGCAGTTTGTCGGGTTAGATGCCAGCCAGTTGCCGGAAATTCGGCCACATCATGTCGCCGCCTGGCGTGATGACCTGTTGCAACGGGGGTGTGGCAATAGCACGGTCGTCCGGAAATTATCAGTGTTGCGGTCGTTGTTCCGGTATTTGCAGACATATGGCTATCTGGGAGCCAACCCCGCCCATCGGGATTTTGTCAGTGCCCCAGCAGTACCCAGGGATGGAAAAACCGTCTCTTTGACACCGGAAGAGTGCCGGATTCTGCTGGATGGCTATGCAGGCCATACCCCGGAAGAGGTGCGGAATCGGGCAATGCTCGCGGTGTTGGCTTACACGGGATGCCGAGTGGGAGAGATTACCCAGTTGCGGGTGAATTCGTTACTGAATAGTGGCGGGCATCGGCTCCTGGAGATTTATGGCAAAGGGGGCAAAGAACGTCGGGTTCCACTGCATCCGGAAGCGTATGAACGGCTGGAACAATGGCTGATTTGCAGTGGGATTGCCGGTGATGGGACGGGACCGCTATTTCGACCGGTATCAACCGCACGGGGTGGCGGTAGTGATGGTTTTCTGCGAAAGCCGTTGACTCGGCGGGCGGTGCAGAAAATGATGGAGCGTTCGTTGCGAAAACTGGGGCTGAATCCGCAGGCCAGCACCCATTCTCTGCGAGTGACGGCAATCACCACGGGACGGGAGCGAGGTTCCGATCTGATCGATTTGCAGGATTTTGCAGGCCATGCTGATCCCCGTACTACCCTCACCTATGTTCGCAATCGCAATCGGCTGAATCAGTCCCCATCGTATCTGTTGAAATACTGA
- a CDS encoding thermonuclease family protein produces MSAYGQSISGQAEVIDGDTLIVAGERIRLMGIDAPERKQICWDLVQQSYRCGEWVTVQLQRGIGHSRVICELHGKDRYGRHLGRCRVGEHDLGFWLVQQGLAVTYRTEDRELLAAERDARRQRRGLWSGAFQQPSIWRKSRPGQP; encoded by the coding sequence ATGTCTGCATATGGGCAGAGTATCTCGGGACAGGCGGAAGTGATCGATGGTGATACCTTGATCGTTGCTGGGGAGCGGATTCGGCTAATGGGTATCGATGCCCCGGAACGGAAACAGATTTGCTGGGACCTTGTGCAGCAGAGTTATCGCTGTGGAGAGTGGGTAACCGTCCAGTTACAGAGGGGAATTGGGCATTCTCGGGTTATCTGTGAATTGCATGGAAAAGACCGCTACGGACGGCATCTGGGGAGATGTCGCGTAGGTGAGCATGATTTGGGATTCTGGCTGGTTCAACAGGGACTGGCGGTCACTTATCGCACCGAGGATCGGGAATTGCTGGCAGCGGAAAGGGATGCTCGGAGGCAACGGCGGGGATTGTGGTCAGGAGCCTTTCAACAGCCATCGATCTGGCGGAAAAGCAGGCCAGGGCAACCTTGA
- a CDS encoding ParB/RepB/Spo0J family partition protein: MHTEQMIRLRVDQIDANPHNPRLISDSDLLHEFADNIRNQGVIQPILVQESSTPGRYFVVDGHRRLAACKLVGHVEIQCILQNNSSKPHEVIAQMLSIDQHREDFSDFERGRQFSILKHDGGMNLRQIATRLGISESKVSKCIKVFHRLSPLCRQWHAEGKLNDSTLYYLSQLKDHEDQDSLATLAIEQKFSVQQIANEVAIFRAHKRKEPKKVRFKLTDQIVLECPADMVCRDVIRQIRIGIEKLRPGGEYMIDQLNGIQEQAKSNEHENN, from the coding sequence ATGCATACCGAACAGATGATCCGTCTGCGCGTCGACCAGATTGATGCCAATCCCCACAATCCACGTTTGATTTCCGATTCCGATTTGCTGCATGAGTTTGCTGACAACATTCGCAACCAAGGAGTGATTCAACCAATTCTGGTTCAAGAATCATCCACTCCGGGACGCTATTTTGTAGTCGACGGTCATCGACGATTGGCAGCATGTAAACTCGTCGGACACGTTGAAATCCAATGTATCCTTCAGAACAATTCTTCAAAGCCACACGAGGTCATCGCTCAAATGCTGTCGATCGATCAGCATCGAGAAGACTTTTCTGACTTTGAACGCGGTCGCCAGTTTTCAATTTTGAAGCATGATGGCGGGATGAATCTGCGACAAATTGCAACCCGTTTGGGAATTTCGGAATCAAAAGTGTCCAAATGCATCAAAGTCTTCCATCGCTTGAGTCCACTTTGCCGCCAATGGCATGCAGAAGGAAAGCTGAACGATTCTACGTTGTATTATCTCAGCCAATTAAAAGATCACGAGGATCAGGACAGTTTGGCAACGCTTGCTATTGAGCAGAAATTTTCTGTGCAACAGATTGCCAATGAAGTGGCAATTTTTCGTGCACATAAACGGAAAGAACCAAAGAAAGTCCGTTTCAAGTTAACCGATCAGATCGTGCTGGAATGCCCTGCGGACATGGTTTGCCGTGATGTGATCCGCCAGATTCGTATTGGCATCGAGAAATTAAGACCAGGTGGAGAATACATGATCGATCAGCTCAATGGGATCCAGGAGCAAGCAAAATCGAATGAGCACGAAAACAATTAA
- a CDS encoding TraM recognition domain-containing protein: protein MGWFSRKSKPVIDLDPEVLTLGNADRLLFSQTAQHVAYSGMTGAGKTTAVRHLTGSLLQMQCSFVVACVKPDEGSTWVEHCQHHGRGADCLILAPGKTAVRLDLVAYELNRPGGSVESLVQLLVALAKVVNRNGGDNAQNEAFWQSSMETLLRQALTALHYGSQQPPITMDLYQLLTSLPESAEFVRTEAFLNTKLARLLGFAGHQQFPPHIKQQLGLAFDYLTGTFARLSDRTRSVIEAMVRNTLEPLVSTEAAEVFASGVVNETPDSMMANRKVVILDWPVLVGNEPARAWNALWILLFQRAGLRRQIGPDSPPLVVFRDEYPQIATPSEDAKATLTGRSQKVLSVILFQSLPAAISALGGTDVARQEFLTVLGNHGVKFIGNTTCPETGQFFSQMFGSDRRMLMNGSIRPEELHPADLLFGTPTNQQFGFSEQILPLVRPEQFATLRQGEFFIHRAGPAFRNGRPFKRIQFAKE from the coding sequence ATGGGCTGGTTCTCCCGAAAATCGAAGCCGGTCATTGATCTTGACCCGGAAGTGCTGACGCTGGGCAATGCCGACCGGTTGCTGTTTAGCCAGACAGCACAGCACGTTGCCTACAGCGGCATGACCGGTGCGGGCAAAACCACGGCTGTTCGGCACCTGACTGGGTCGCTGTTGCAGATGCAGTGCAGCTTTGTGGTGGCCTGTGTCAAGCCCGATGAAGGGAGTACCTGGGTGGAACATTGCCAGCACCATGGTCGGGGGGCGGATTGCCTGATTCTCGCTCCTGGAAAAACTGCGGTTCGACTCGATCTGGTGGCTTATGAACTGAACCGGCCCGGGGGTTCGGTGGAATCGTTGGTGCAGTTGTTGGTGGCACTGGCGAAAGTGGTCAACCGCAATGGTGGGGATAATGCCCAGAATGAAGCGTTTTGGCAATCGAGCATGGAAACCTTACTGCGACAGGCATTGACTGCATTGCATTACGGTTCCCAGCAACCGCCGATCACAATGGATCTGTATCAGTTGCTGACCTCGTTGCCGGAATCAGCGGAATTTGTCCGCACGGAAGCGTTTTTAAATACGAAGTTAGCTCGATTGCTGGGCTTTGCCGGTCACCAGCAGTTTCCACCCCACATCAAGCAGCAGTTGGGGTTGGCATTTGATTATCTGACCGGCACCTTTGCCCGCTTATCGGATCGGACCCGTTCCGTGATTGAGGCAATGGTCAGGAATACCCTGGAACCTCTGGTCAGTACGGAAGCGGCTGAAGTGTTTGCCAGTGGGGTGGTCAATGAGACCCCCGATTCGATGATGGCTAATCGGAAAGTGGTGATTCTGGATTGGCCGGTATTGGTAGGAAATGAACCAGCACGGGCCTGGAATGCCCTTTGGATTCTGTTGTTCCAGCGTGCTGGTTTGCGGCGACAAATTGGACCGGATAGCCCGCCGCTGGTGGTCTTTCGGGATGAATACCCGCAGATTGCCACGCCCAGCGAAGATGCGAAAGCGACCTTAACGGGACGTTCCCAGAAGGTGCTCAGTGTCATTCTGTTTCAATCGTTGCCCGCTGCCATCAGTGCTCTGGGAGGCACCGATGTGGCCCGGCAGGAATTTTTGACGGTGCTGGGGAATCATGGCGTGAAGTTCATTGGCAACACGACCTGCCCCGAAACCGGCCAGTTTTTCTCCCAGATGTTTGGCAGTGATCGCCGGATGCTGATGAATGGCAGTATCCGGCCCGAAGAATTACACCCTGCTGATCTGTTGTTTGGCACACCGACCAACCAGCAGTTTGGCTTCAGTGAACAGATTCTCCCCCTGGTCCGACCGGAGCAGTTTGCCACTCTTCGGCAGGGAGAGTTCTTTATTCATCGTGCGGGACCTGCATTCCGCAATGGACGACCTTTTAAGCGAATTCAGTTCGCGAAGGAATAG
- a CDS encoding helix-turn-helix domain-containing protein → MSYSIKDLARFLGVSMSTVYGWIARRELPHYRLGAAGRRGRIIVQQADLDLFLAQRRLESEQPQETEQRPVPREPLKHLHLRTKQS, encoded by the coding sequence ATGTCCTATTCCATCAAAGACCTTGCCCGCTTTCTGGGTGTATCGATGAGCACGGTGTATGGCTGGATTGCCAGGCGGGAATTACCCCATTATCGGCTGGGGGCTGCCGGTCGCCGAGGACGGATTATTGTGCAGCAGGCCGATCTGGATCTTTTTCTGGCCCAGAGACGATTGGAAAGTGAACAACCCCAGGAAACGGAACAGCGACCCGTTCCTCGCGAACCATTGAAGCATCTGCATCTCAGGACGAAGCAGAGTTAA
- a CDS encoding tyrosine-type recombinase/integrase: protein MARTAKPWYRQDRKAWFVNIRGKRHNLGPNKKAAFKLFHELMLKSEESQPLPAKTISIAMVFDKFLEWCQLNRSRATYVAYRYYQQSFLDSLGATCLQPADSLRPFHVLDWVQKHPDWGKAHQRGAMQAIQRAYNWGEQFGYLQNNPVKWMKKPQAPRRENPLSAPEYNRILEQVQDLPFRQLLLFAWETGCRPNELFILESRHINLELSRVEIPPAEAKGKKKWRFIYLTEAAKQLIEELLQKYPDGKLFRNTFGKPWTRLAVNGRFCRLKKATGIAYCMYDFRHGFCQRLLESGVDHVTVAALMGHTDARMVACTYSHMNQADSHLRTTLDQVSKKESL from the coding sequence ATGGCACGTACAGCCAAACCCTGGTACCGTCAGGACCGAAAAGCCTGGTTCGTGAACATCCGTGGCAAACGCCACAATTTAGGGCCGAACAAAAAAGCGGCCTTCAAGCTGTTTCACGAGCTGATGTTAAAGAGCGAGGAATCCCAACCTCTGCCTGCAAAAACGATCAGCATTGCGATGGTCTTCGACAAGTTCCTGGAATGGTGCCAATTGAACCGTTCCAGAGCAACGTATGTCGCTTACCGCTACTATCAGCAAAGTTTTCTCGATTCTTTGGGTGCAACCTGTTTGCAGCCTGCCGATTCTCTTCGGCCTTTTCATGTGCTGGATTGGGTTCAGAAACATCCGGATTGGGGGAAAGCACACCAGCGTGGGGCAATGCAGGCAATCCAACGGGCATACAACTGGGGAGAGCAGTTCGGCTACCTGCAAAACAATCCAGTAAAATGGATGAAAAAACCGCAGGCACCTCGGCGGGAAAATCCGCTTTCCGCACCTGAATACAACCGCATTCTGGAACAGGTGCAGGATCTGCCATTCCGGCAGTTATTGCTTTTCGCCTGGGAAACTGGTTGCCGACCGAATGAACTGTTCATTCTGGAATCGAGGCATATCAATTTGGAACTGAGTCGGGTCGAAATCCCTCCTGCAGAAGCGAAAGGGAAGAAGAAATGGCGGTTTATCTACCTCACAGAAGCTGCAAAGCAGTTAATCGAGGAATTATTGCAGAAATACCCGGATGGGAAACTGTTTCGCAACACTTTTGGTAAACCCTGGACACGGCTGGCGGTGAATGGCCGGTTTTGCCGATTAAAGAAAGCCACCGGAATTGCCTACTGCATGTACGACTTCCGCCATGGCTTCTGCCAGCGGCTATTGGAATCCGGGGTGGACCATGTTACGGTCGCTGCCCTAATGGGCCATACCGATGCACGCATGGTTGCCTGCACCTATTCCCACATGAATCAGGCTGATTCACATCTGCGAACAACGCTGGATCAAGTATCGAAAAAAGAATCATTGTAA